The genomic window GAGATTATTCCAAAAATTATCAAGGTAAATTTAGATAAGCGATTGCCTGGTTCTATAAAGGTTAAATACTTACACAACTGCCCCGAATGTGGAACAGAATTAATCAGAAGAGAAGGAGAAGCAGTTCATTATTGCCTTAACGATGAGGGTTGCCCGCCACAGATTGTTGGAAAAATTCAGCATTTCATTTCACGCAAGGCCATGAATATTGATGGGCTCGGTGATGAAACTATTGAAACCTTTTACAAGCATGGCCTTGTAAAGCACATCAGTGATTTATATACGCTGTACCAAAAATCAGATCAACTGAAAACCTTAGACCGTTTCGGGGAACGATCGATCGAGAACATGCTTGCAGGAATTGAAAAGTCGAAGGAAATGCCCTTTGAGAAAGTACTTTTCGGCTTGGGTATCCGATATGTTGGTGAAACGGTTGCAAAGAAAACTGCCGCTGGCGTAAAGAATATCGACAACCTATCTAAAGCTACTGTAGAGGAATTAATTGCTATTGATGAGATCGGTCAGCGAATTGCAGAGAGTATTGTTGAGTATTTTGGAAAATCTGAGCATTTACAGCAGGTAGAATTATTAAAATTAGCCGGATTACAGTTTGAAATTGAAGAAAAAGTAATTACGCTTGATAGTGATAGACTTATTGGAAAAACATTCGTAATTTCGGGCGTTTTTGAAAACTTTAGCCGCGATGAGCTAAAAGATATGATTGAGGCCAATGGAGGCAAGATGCTGAGCGGCATTTCGGGTAAATTGAATTACCTGGTAGCAGGCGACAATATGGGTCCATCGAAACTGGAAAAAGCGAATAAACTAAACGTTCCAATCATCAGCGATGCTGAGCTTTTAGAAATGATAAATGGTTAATATTTTACCACAAAGACACTAAGAACACAAAAGCTAATTGACTAAAAGCATCCCTATTGCTTCAAAATAAATTATTTTAAAAATTAAGGGATGACTGAAAATGAAATTGCTAAATTAATTGTTAATGCTGCCTATCAGGTTCATGTTGAACTAGGTCCAGGATTATTAGAGTCGGCGTACGAGACTTGCCTAGTTTACGAATTGGTTAATGCAGGATTGCAGGTTTCCAATCAAATAGATCTTCCTGTTTATTACAAGGACGTGAAGTTGAATTGTAATTACAGAATGGATATTTTGGTTGAAAGAAAAGTTATTATTGAAGTGAAAGCTGTGAGCATCCTTAAAAAAGTTCATCTTGCACAAACAATAACCTATTTAAAACTTTCCAATTGTAAGTTAGGATTACTTATTAATTTTAATGAGGCAAAAATAAAAGATGGAATAAAAGGAGTTATAAATGGCTATTTATAACCTAAAAATAAAAGCCTTGGTGCCCTTTGTGGCTCCGTGGTAAAACAAAAAAGTAAATTATATAATGAACAAATTTCAGGGTACTGGTGTAGCATTGGTTACACCTTTCAACACAGATGGATCAGTTGATTATAACGGCTTAAAAAACCTGATTAATCATTTGGTAGACGGAGGGATAGATTACCTCGTTTCCTTAGGTACAACAGGCGAAACCGCTACAATGACCAAGGACGAGAAGAAGAAGGTGTGGGCCTATACTGCTGAAATTAATAACAATAGATTACCGCTAGTTGCCGGCATAGGTGGCAATAACACTTTGGCCGTTGCTGAAGATATTAAATCTTTCGATACTAACGGATACAGCGCCATTTTATCGGTTAGTCCATATTACAACAAACCTACTCAGGAAGGAATTTATCAGCACTATAAATACTTAGCTGAAATTTCTCCTTTAGATTTGATTTTATACAACGTACCTGGCCGTACAGGAAGCAATATGAGCTCGGAAACTACCTGCAGACTGGCGTATGATTTTAAAAACATCATCGCGACCAAAGAAGCTTCAGGAAGTTTTGATCAGTTTAACCAGATTATGAGAGATAAACCTGCAGATTTTATTTTAATCTCTGGTGATGACCCGGTTACCTTGCCAATGATCGCTTTAGGTGCAGCAGGGATTATTTCTGTAATCGGGAATGCTTTACCTAAGCAATTTTCTGATATGGTGAAACTTTGTTTAGCTGGCGATTATAAAGCGGCCTTGCCTGCTCATTTAAGTTTAATAGAATTTACCCGTTTGGCTTTTGCTGAAGGCAATCCAGCAGGAATAAAGGCAGCATTAAAACACTTAGGTGTTTGTGGTGATACGGTTAGATTGCCATTGGTTAAAGCTTCTGTGGCGTTAGAAAAATCGATTATTGCAGAGATAGAAAAACTAAGCGAGGTGGCTTAAACACTACCCCCTGTTAATATTTTTAGAACAGATTGTTTGATTTTGCTGAAAAGCAAATAAAGACAATCTGTTTTTTTGTGTGTAAATAAAAAATTACGCAAATAAATCAACTGACAATCAACAACTTAAAACAAAATTAAAAAACTATAACGCTCCAAAAGTTTTAGGAATATTAAAGGCACCATTATTGAATTGGCTTCGATACACACAAATAAACACACACAATGAAAAAATTAATTTTAATTGGCCTGGCACTGGTTATGCTGAGCTGTAGGGCCTTTGTTGGCTTCGAACCTACCTTTACGATGGGCATGTCAGAATCTGATTTCAAAAAGAAAAACAAGCCGGAACTGGTTGCTGCGAATGAAGAAGATGGAACCAGAATTTACAGCACATATTACGCCAGCACGAATTACAAATTTTTCTTTTTCCGAAATGAAAAACTTGTGAGGTTTGAGAAAGGAATTTATGCGGATGATTATAAGTCATTCAGGTACTGAAATAACAAAAGGCCTTTGAAATTATTTTCAAAGGCCTTTTGTTTATCATGCAATCAATTTATTTCTTCTTTCCATTAGCAGGTTATCCTGCCAAACGCCTTTGGCTTTTCCTATTTTTTCGCGATAGCCCACTACCCTGAACCCTGCTTTTTCATAGATTTTCAATATGGCCGAATTTTGCAAGAATATCCCGGCCTGAAGCATCCAAATGTCTTTCTTTTCACTTTCTTTAACCAGGGCATCTAACAATAAAGAACCTACCCCCTGGCCTTTATAGCCATGTTTAACATACACTTCTGTTTCACCTACCCTACCAATATCATAATTCGCTGATACTGGCAAAAGCGCACTCCAACCTATAATTTCTTTACCTTTACAGGCCACAAACCTACAAGCCTTAAGGTGTGATGAATCCCAGTTTTCCCAGGAAATATCAGGGGTCCTGAAACTCGCAGTACCAGTATCGATTCCTTCCTGATAAATAGCACTAACCTCACCCCAGTCTGCTGCACGCATTATTCTGATCATAGTTTTTAATCAATTTTGGCCAATACAGGCTATGAACTCTAATAGTTTCTAATAGTTTATGTTGTTGCACGAAATTAGCCAAACATGCACCTTATAGCGCATAATGCAGAAGCAAGTTTGTCCTGTATTATAAATCAACACAACTATACAATAAAAAGTACCATAAGAGTACCTTTCTGTAACAGAAACGTTAAGCTAACGTTTTTCTTGATTTAGGGTTTTCGAATATTCTACAGGACTCATTCCTACCAGTTTTTTAAAAGCGCTATAAAAGGCGCTCCGCGAAGAAAAGCCTGCGCTGTAAGCGAGTGCCTCTAGCGTAAAGTTCTGCATGATATCAGGGTTCCGGATGCTTCCTTTAATCCAATTTACACGATATTGATTGATATAATCAATAAAGCTCTCATTGAAATAGCTGTTTAAGACAATAGAAAGTTTATGACTGCTTAAACCAATCTCATTAGCAAGAGATTGGAGCCTGATATCTTTATGTCTGAATGATTGATGTTTATTGATATGCAATTCTAATTTTTGCCCCCACTCTTCCAATTCCTTATTTTTATCTTTCTCTGAAAAATTTTTCCTGATGGATAAAAGTGTAGAAGCCTTAACATTTAACAAAGAGGCTACCAGCGCTAATGGCAAGCGGTCTAAATAGCCTGGATTCGTTTTGGCAAAATACAGATACCTTTCTTTGGCGTTTCCTACCCGTATAATGTGCGCTCTTTGCTGCGCATCTTTATAATATTTTTCTAAAACAACCCTGAAAATATAATTCAGTTCGAAATGATGCGAAAAAAGGCGGTTGAGTTCATCATTATGCATGGCCAGCAAATGGGTATCTTCAACGGCCACTACGTACTCTTGTGAATAGCCGGATCCATGAAGCCCTGAGATAGAACTAACAAAATCATTTTCAACAGAAATATAGGTGGTAATTTTTTGTTTATTATGAGTGGTGCAGCCCATTAAGGCTCCTTTAACAATGAAATAGATGTATTCGCATACTTCGTTTTCATTGAACAATATATAATCTTTTTTAATTCTGAGTGTTAAAAGATGTTCCTCAAATTCTTCTTTCAATTTAGCATCTACAGCATGTATGCTACTTAGCACATTCAGTACATAACTCACTTCTTCGCTTTCTGCTTTATTGTATTGCAAATGTTTTGGCACCTTATACTGTTAATAATGTTAACACTTCATACCATAATTGGTATGCTCAGGATGCTATTTATTTACCTTAACACCAAGCCTCAAATAATAGTAAAATCGAAGTTTCAGCTTAATGTTTGTAACCCAAATAGACTATCCAGCAAATAAAAAGAAAGCTAACGAAACTTAAGCAACGAAAGATAATTTGTCTTATATATTTTACAGTAGAGGAAAATATTTATAAAAGATAAAGGCAAAACCTATGCATAAAAAAAGCCTCAGAAGATTTCTGAGGCTTTTCATTATAATATTTTTGATCGCTTAAGCTTTGTTTTTAGTTTCCTGAACTTCTAAACGGATGGCCTGAGCTAAATTTTTCAAATCCTGCATACCTTTACGTATACGGGTTCCAGCTGCGCTGTTACCTTTGTTATAAAATTTGTCTGCATCAGCTTCTAAAGCCGCCACTAAACTTTTTACTTCTTCGAATTTTTTCATTTTTAATTACTCCTATGGTTCTTTAAGGTTTTAGTTTTTAATTATCTACTCTAATTTAAAGTGTTTAGTGAAATAAAAAAATTTTTACAACAATAAAAAACAGCCTTCTATGCCGTTTTTTTCCACATTCTGTGCTTTTATAAACATATTTTCTACAAATTAATTACATCAAGTAACTGAAATACAGATTTTTACAGAAAAAATTTAAACAAAAAAGCCCTTTAAACGTATTTAAAGGGCTTTGTAAAATTTATATAGATCTTAAACGGTAGCGAAAAGATTCTCTTTATAATATCCGTTTTCTAATTTTTCAGCTACTTCACTAAAAGCATCTAAAGTACGTTGTACATCTTCTAGTGTATGAACAGCTGTAGGAATTAAACGGAGTTCGATCATACCTTTCGGAATTACCGGATAAACTACGATAGAGCAAAAGATGCTATAGTTCTCGCGTAAATCGTAAGTAATTGCTGTAGCATCAGAAAGTTCGCCTTTTAAGAAAACCGGAGTAACTACCGAATCGGTAACACCTAAATCGAATCCTCGTTCGCGTAATCCTTTTTGCAGGGTCATTGCAATTTCCCAAAGTTTATCTTTCAATTCAGGTTGGCTTTTTAACAATTCTAAGCGTTTTAACAAACCGATTACCATTGGCATTGGTAATGCCTTAGCAAAAGTCTGAGAACGCATGTTATACCTTAAGAAATTGGTAATCTGCTCTGTTGAAGCAACAAAAGCACCAATACCCGCCATAGATTTGGCGAAGGTTCCAAAATAAACATCAATTCCATCAATACAGTCTTGTGCTTCGTGTGTACCTGCACCGGTTTTACCCATTGTACCGAAACCATGCGCATCATCAACCAGGATACGAAAGTTGAAATCTTTTTTAAGATCAACAATTTCCTTCAATTTACCCTGAGCTCCGCTCATTCCAAAGACACCTTCGGTAATTAAAAGGATACCACCACCAGTTTCTTCAACCAATTTGGTAGCACGCTCTAACTGCTTACGGGCACTTTCGATATCATTATGTTTATAAACAAATCGTTTACCCATGTGCAAACGTAATCCATCTACAATACAGGCATGCGATTCTGCATCATACACCACAACATCATTCCTGTCAACCAGCGTATCGATAATAGATACCATACCCTGATAACCGTAGTTTAATAAAAATGCATCTGGTTTGCCTACAAATTCTGCAAGTTCTTGCTCCAATTGTTCATGATAGTTTGAGTTACCGCTCATCATACGGGCACCCATCGGGTAAGCCATACCAAATTTTGCAGCAGCCTCTTCATCTGCTTTTCTAACTTCCGGGTGATTGGCTAAGCCTAAGTAGTTGTTTAAGCTCCAAACCAAATGCTCTTTTCCACGAAATTGCATGTGAGGTGCAATTTCTCCCTCTAATTTTGGAAATGAGAAATACCCATGAGACCATTTCTGGTGTTGGCCAAGTGGCCCCATGTGCTTTGCTATCTTATCAAATATATCCAATGTATTATCTGTTTTTATAATAAAATTCTGCGAATTTAAGCTTTATTCGTCTTAAAATCAACCTAATGATCTTTTAGTGTTAATTAAGATTTTTTAACACTCCAATTTTATGCCAAAAAAGCCCCGATTTTACTTCGGGGCTTTAAAATTATATTTGGTTTGTTTTAATCAACGTTATCGTGCAAGAAAGAATTGTTAGGTCTGATCTCAGTACCACCATCCTGATCGTTGCTTAAAGTAAACCTACTCACCTGCGATTCAGAAGAATGTTGAACTTGTTGCAACTGCATTTGCTTGCGTTTATAAGCAGGTTCGTTTTCCAGCTCCTGTAAACCATTGGTTGTACGCAATTTCATGCTTAAATCTTTTAAACGCAAGATACGTTCTTTAGACTTTTTCAATTGCTCTTCCATCGATTCATCACTTTTGTCATCGTCTAAACCTACAACCGGCATTTCGATTTCCGGCTCAGGCATTGGCGGCATTTGGGCAGCCGGTGTTTCGAACACAAAATTAGTTTCAGCTAATTTTACTTCAAACTCAAAACCAGTTTCCTGTGCTTCTTCCATCTGGGGCTCTTCCTCCATCAAAGTATGGCGAACCACATTATTTTCTGGCTCCTGAACTTTTTGAGGTTCAGATTTATTGAACATACCACCAAAAAGATCTGCCTGCGAAACTTCTTCCTTCGTTTTTAAAACGGGCTCGTAAGATGGCGTTGTTTTAGGCTGAATGAAAGAGTTTACTGGTTCAACGGGACGAACTAGCGGCGCTTCTTCAGGTGTTAAAAGTGATATTTTCTTTTTATTTTTTTCTTCGTTTACGCGTTCTTCTGATGTTTGGAAACCTGTAGCAATAATGGTTACTGAAAGTTTATCGCTTAAAGATTCGTCGGTACAGTTACCCCAGATCAAATCAGCCGATAAACCAGCTTTTTCCTGAATGTAATCGGTAATAATCGAAACCTCATCCATGGTTACTTCACGCAGACCAGAACTAATATTCAATAAAATATAACGGGCACCTTCGATTTCATTATCTTTTAACAATGGGGAAGCCAAAGCGCCTTCAACTGCCTGTAATGCACGGTCTTCGCCCTCAGCGGCAAAACTACCCATAATGGCTACGCCACTATCTTTCATTACAGTACGCACATCCTTAAAATCCACGTTGATATAACCTGGAACTGTGATGATCTCTGCGATACCTTTTGCAGCCGTGGTTAAAATATCGTCAGCCTGGCCAAAGGCAGAGCCTAAGGTTAAGTTTCCGAAGATTTCACGCAGGCGATCGTTAGAGATGACTAAGTAAGAATCTACGTATTTTTTCAACTCTTCCATTCCTTCATCTGCCTGCAGTCTACGTCTTTTTCCTTCGAAAGAAAATGGTGTAGTAATGATCGCAACAGTTAAAATATCAAGTTCTTTAGCTGCTTTCGCAATGATTGGAGAAGCTCCTGTTCCGGTACCACCACCCATTCCTGCTGTAATAAAGAGCATTTTGGTTGTACTGCCTAACATTGCCTTAATATCATCTATATTCTCTATAGCTGAGTTTTTACCAACCTCAGGGATAGAACCAGCCCCCATTCCTTCGGTTAAGCTAGCACCCAATTGTACCTTGTTAGGTATCGGGCTAGATTCCAAAGCCTGGGCATCTGTATTACAAATAATAAAATCCACACCAGTAATACCAGACAGGTACATATGGTTCACTGCGTTGCCGCCACCGCCTCCAACACCAATTACCTTGATGATTGAAGACTTATCTTTTAACATTTCGAACTGCATATCTTTATGAATCAGTTGTTTAAAAATTTTTAAATTCTGTTCATTACTCAATGTAATATTAACACTTTTTCAACAGACGTTTTCCACAACTGTTAATAATGTGGAAAACTCATCTTTTGTGGAAAAATAATTAACTTTTCAAGTAATCTTCATCGCTCACATTCATGTCATCCTGAATGAAAGTTCTTGTTTTTGCCAGTAATTTATCAAACAAACCTGGCCCACGTTTCTCTTTTTCTTTGGCTGTTTTTGGTTTTTCTACAAAAACGCCAGGCTGTTTCATTTCTTCAATTAACTCTTCTGCTTTCTGGATTCCTTTGATCAGCAAACCTACACTGGTTGCATACATCGGGCTTTTCAGATCATCATAAATGGTTTTAGGCATATCTTCATATTTAGATAAATGCTCATTCGGGTAACCAATACGACAATCTAAACCGGTTACATATTCAACTGCCTGAGATAAGTGTTTTAATAAAGCACCACCACCGGTAATTACAATACCACCGATCAGTTTTTTCTCATATCCGGAAGATTTGATCTCGTAATATACGTGCTCAATAATTTCTTCCATGCGCGCCTGAATAACGTAAGCCAGGTTTTTAACCGAAATTTCTTTTGGTTCGCGGCCACGTAAACCTGGAACACAAATAATTTCGTTTTCTTTATTCTCTTCAGCCAATGCAGAACCAAAACGTGTTTTTAATAACTCAGCCTGGTTACGCATTACAGAACAGCCCTCTCTAATATCTTCGGTAACACTATTGCCACCAAAAGGGATAACCGCCGTGTGACGGATAATACCTTCGTGGAAAATGGCAATATCTGTAGTACCACCGCCTATATCAACTAATGCAATACCAGCTTCTTTTTCTTCCTCGCTCAACACCGATTCAGACGAAGCCAATGGCTCAAGAATTAAATCCTGAGTTTGCAGACCTGCATTGTTTACACATTTGATGATATTTTTTACAGCCGTAACCTGACCAGAAATGATATGAAAGTTAGCTTCAAGGCGAACCCCTGCCATACCGATCGGATCTTTGATTCCCGGCTCGTTATCGATGGTAAATTCCTGTGGTAATACATGGATGATTTCCTCACCCGGCGGCATTACCAGTTTAAACATATCATCAATCAGCTTATCGATATCTTTTTTACCGATTTCGTTGTTTAATTCTCTTCTTGTTAAAATTCCTCTGTGTTGTAAGCTCTTAATGTGCTGACCAGCGATACCCACATTTACCACCTGTATCTCTACATTGGATTGTCCGCTTGCTACTTCAACTGCTTGAGCAATACCCTGTACGGTTTTTTGAATGTTAGAAACCACTCCACGTGTCACACCCGCCGATTCTGCCTTGCCTATTCCTAAGATTTCTATCTTACCGTGTTGTGT from Flavobacterium sp. W4I14 includes these protein-coding regions:
- a CDS encoding cell division protein FtsA (product_source=KO:K03590; cath_funfam=3.30.420.40; cog=COG0849; ko=KO:K03590; pfam=PF02491,PF14450; smart=SM00842; superfamily=53067; tigrfam=TIGR01174), producing the protein MDKAKFTSQSPIVVGLDIGTTKICVIVGRRTQHGKIEILGIGKAESAGVTRGVVSNIQKTVQGIAQAVEVASGQSNVEIQVVNVGIAGQHIKSLQHRGILTRRELNNEIGKKDIDKLIDDMFKLVMPPGEEIIHVLPQEFTIDNEPGIKDPIGMAGVRLEANFHIISGQVTAVKNIIKCVNNAGLQTQDLILEPLASSESVLSEEEKEAGIALVDIGGGTTDIAIFHEGIIRHTAVIPFGGNSVTEDIREGCSVMRNQAELLKTRFGSALAEENKENEIICVPGLRGREPKEISVKNLAYVIQARMEEIIEHVYYEIKSSGYEKKLIGGIVITGGGALLKHLSQAVEYVTGLDCRIGYPNEHLSKYEDMPKTIYDDLKSPMYATSVGLLIKGIQKAEELIEEMKQPGVFVEKPKTAKEKEKRGPGLFDKLLAKTRTFIQDDMNVSDEDYLKS
- a CDS encoding GxxExxY protein (product_source=TIGR04256; pfam=PF13366; tigrfam=TIGR04256), whose product is MTENEIAKLIVNAAYQVHVELGPGLLESAYETCLVYELVNAGLQVSNQIDLPVYYKDVKLNCNYRMDILVERKVIIEVKAVSILKKVHLAQTITYLKLSNCKLGLLINFNEAKIKDGIKGVINGYL
- a CDS encoding 4-hydroxy-tetrahydrodipicolinate synthase (product_source=KO:K01714; cath_funfam=3.20.20.70; cog=COG0329; ko=KO:K01714; pfam=PF00701; smart=SM01130; superfamily=51569; tigrfam=TIGR00674), which codes for MNKFQGTGVALVTPFNTDGSVDYNGLKNLINHLVDGGIDYLVSLGTTGETATMTKDEKKKVWAYTAEINNNRLPLVAGIGGNNTLAVAEDIKSFDTNGYSAILSVSPYYNKPTQEGIYQHYKYLAEISPLDLILYNVPGRTGSNMSSETTCRLAYDFKNIIATKEASGSFDQFNQIMRDKPADFILISGDDPVTLPMIALGAAGIISVIGNALPKQFSDMVKLCLAGDYKAALPAHLSLIEFTRLAFAEGNPAGIKAALKHLGVCGDTVRLPLVKASVALEKSIIAEIEKLSEVA
- a CDS encoding glycine C-acetyltransferase (product_source=KO:K00639; cath_funfam=3.40.640.10; cog=COG0156; ko=KO:K00639; pfam=PF00155; superfamily=53383), encoding MDIFDKIAKHMGPLGQHQKWSHGYFSFPKLEGEIAPHMQFRGKEHLVWSLNNYLGLANHPEVRKADEEAAAKFGMAYPMGARMMSGNSNYHEQLEQELAEFVGKPDAFLLNYGYQGMVSIIDTLVDRNDVVVYDAESHACIVDGLRLHMGKRFVYKHNDIESARKQLERATKLVEETGGGILLITEGVFGMSGAQGKLKEIVDLKKDFNFRILVDDAHGFGTMGKTGAGTHEAQDCIDGIDVYFGTFAKSMAGIGAFVASTEQITNFLRYNMRSQTFAKALPMPMVIGLLKRLELLKSQPELKDKLWEIAMTLQKGLRERGFDLGVTDSVVTPVFLKGELSDATAITYDLRENYSIFCSIVVYPVIPKGMIELRLIPTAVHTLEDVQRTLDAFSEVAEKLENGYYKENLFATV
- a CDS encoding NAD-dependent DNA ligase (product_source=TIGR00575; cath_funfam=1.10.150.20,2.40.50.140,3.40.50.10190; cog=COG0272; pfam=PF00533,PF03119,PF03120,PF12826; smart=SM00278,SM00292; superfamily=47781,50249,52113; tigrfam=TIGR00575); amino-acid sequence: MQLPPVANLKPVLLAGTTVKRATLHNANEIDRLDLHEGDTVYVEKGGEIIPKIIKVNLDKRLPGSIKVKYLHNCPECGTELIRREGEAVHYCLNDEGCPPQIVGKIQHFISRKAMNIDGLGDETIETFYKHGLVKHISDLYTLYQKSDQLKTLDRFGERSIENMLAGIEKSKEMPFEKVLFGLGIRYVGETVAKKTAAGVKNIDNLSKATVEELIAIDEIGQRIAESIVEYFGKSEHLQQVELLKLAGLQFEIEEKVITLDSDRLIGKTFVISGVFENFSRDELKDMIEANGGKMLSGISGKLNYLVAGDNMGPSKLEKANKLNVPIISDAELLEMING
- a CDS encoding L-amino acid N-acyltransferase YncA (product_source=COG1247; cath_funfam=3.40.630.30; cog=COG1247; pfam=PF00583; superfamily=55729) translates to MIRIMRAADWGEVSAIYQEGIDTGTASFRTPDISWENWDSSHLKACRFVACKGKEIIGWSALLPVSANYDIGRVGETEVYVKHGYKGQGVGSLLLDALVKESEKKDIWMLQAGIFLQNSAILKIYEKAGFRVVGYREKIGKAKGVWQDNLLMERRNKLIA
- a CDS encoding hypothetical protein (product_source=Hypo-rule applied; cath_funfam=1.20.1270.10; superfamily=46966) — protein: MKKFEEVKSLVAALEADADKFYNKGNSAAGTRIRKGMQDLKNLAQAIRLEVQETKNKA
- a CDS encoding cell division protein FtsZ (product_source=KO:K03531; cath_funfam=3.40.50.1440; cog=COG0206; ko=KO:K03531; pfam=PF00091,PF12327; smart=SM00864; superfamily=52490,55307; tigrfam=TIGR00065); its protein translation is MSNEQNLKIFKQLIHKDMQFEMLKDKSSIIKVIGVGGGGGNAVNHMYLSGITGVDFIICNTDAQALESSPIPNKVQLGASLTEGMGAGSIPEVGKNSAIENIDDIKAMLGSTTKMLFITAGMGGGTGTGASPIIAKAAKELDILTVAIITTPFSFEGKRRRLQADEGMEELKKYVDSYLVISNDRLREIFGNLTLGSAFGQADDILTTAAKGIAEIITVPGYINVDFKDVRTVMKDSGVAIMGSFAAEGEDRALQAVEGALASPLLKDNEIEGARYILLNISSGLREVTMDEVSIITDYIQEKAGLSADLIWGNCTDESLSDKLSVTIIATGFQTSEERVNEEKNKKKISLLTPEEAPLVRPVEPVNSFIQPKTTPSYEPVLKTKEEVSQADLFGGMFNKSEPQKVQEPENNVVRHTLMEEEPQMEEAQETGFEFEVKLAETNFVFETPAAQMPPMPEPEIEMPVVGLDDDKSDESMEEQLKKSKERILRLKDLSMKLRTTNGLQELENEPAYKRKQMQLQQVQHSSESQVSRFTLSNDQDGGTEIRPNNSFLHDNVD
- a CDS encoding hypothetical protein (product_source=Hypo-rule applied; cleavage_site_network=SignalP-noTM; transmembrane_helix_parts=Outside_1_3,TMhelix_4_21,Inside_22_91) produces the protein MKKLILIGLALVMLSCRAFVGFEPTFTMGMSESDFKKKNKPELVAANEEDGTRIYSTYYASTNYKFFFFRNEKLVRFEKGIYADDYKSFRY
- a CDS encoding AraC-like DNA-binding protein (product_source=COG2207; cath_funfam=1.10.10.60,2.60.120.10; cog=COG2207; pfam=PF00027,PF12833; smart=SM00100,SM00342; superfamily=46689,51206), whose product is MPKHLQYNKAESEEVSYVLNVLSSIHAVDAKLKEEFEEHLLTLRIKKDYILFNENEVCEYIYFIVKGALMGCTTHNKQKITTYISVENDFVSSISGLHGSGYSQEYVVAVEDTHLLAMHNDELNRLFSHHFELNYIFRVVLEKYYKDAQQRAHIIRVGNAKERYLYFAKTNPGYLDRLPLALVASLLNVKASTLLSIRKNFSEKDKNKELEEWGQKLELHINKHQSFRHKDIRLQSLANEIGLSSHKLSIVLNSYFNESFIDYINQYRVNWIKGSIRNPDIMQNFTLEALAYSAGFSSRSAFYSAFKKLVGMSPVEYSKTLNQEKR